A part of Brassica rapa cultivar Chiifu-401-42 chromosome A05, CAAS_Brap_v3.01, whole genome shotgun sequence genomic DNA contains:
- the LOC103870733 gene encoding protein SINE3 isoform X2, with the protein MKEIQIPRKNSTRSSDPATKRIIIKDPELKNRKRQSATVGSTKDPSDFDPIYFAISDHEAESFLQGSSVDLLPTPEICDESPVSTVSNEAFQVIDAAIAADLPASVQSLRAEISDLKKTICSVESSEESKRVDGAVTLKFRVVVFAFVLWALFAAVVVGVSSGEEVAYSGPLPT; encoded by the exons atgaaggaAATTCAAATTCCCAGGAAAAACTCTACGCGCTCATCTGATCCCGCAACGAAGAGGATCATCATCAAGGATCCTGAGCTCAAGAATCGAAAG AGACAGAGCGCAACCGTCGGAAGCACGAAGGATCCATCTGATTTCGATCCGATCTATTTCGCGATCTCCGATCACGAAGCTGAG AGTTTCCTACAAGGATCGAGTGTAGACCTCTTACCAACGCCAGAGATTTGTGACGAATCTCCAGTTTCAACCGTTAGTAACGAGGCTTTTCAAGTCATCGACGCGGCGATTGCTGCGGACTTGCCTGCTTCTGTGCAGTCCTTGCGCGCGGAGATCAGCGACCTGAAGAAAACGATCTGTTCAGTTGAGAGTTCTGAAGAAAGTAAACGCGTCGATGGAGCTGTTACTCTCAAATTCCGCGTTGTGGTTTTCGCTTTCGTCCTTTGGGCTCTCTTTGCTGCGGTTGTGGTCGGAGTCAGCTCAGGAGAGGAGGTTGCTTACTCTGGACCACTTCCAACTTGA
- the LOC103870733 gene encoding protein SINE3 isoform X1, with translation MKEIQIPRKNSTRSSDPATKRIIIKDPELKNRKLAEKRQSATVGSTKDPSDFDPIYFAISDHEAESFLQGSSVDLLPTPEICDESPVSTVSNEAFQVIDAAIAADLPASVQSLRAEISDLKKTICSVESSEESKRVDGAVTLKFRVVVFAFVLWALFAAVVVGVSSGEEVAYSGPLPT, from the exons atgaaggaAATTCAAATTCCCAGGAAAAACTCTACGCGCTCATCTGATCCCGCAACGAAGAGGATCATCATCAAGGATCCTGAGCTCAAGAATCGAAAG CTTGCGGAGAAGAGACAGAGCGCAACCGTCGGAAGCACGAAGGATCCATCTGATTTCGATCCGATCTATTTCGCGATCTCCGATCACGAAGCTGAG AGTTTCCTACAAGGATCGAGTGTAGACCTCTTACCAACGCCAGAGATTTGTGACGAATCTCCAGTTTCAACCGTTAGTAACGAGGCTTTTCAAGTCATCGACGCGGCGATTGCTGCGGACTTGCCTGCTTCTGTGCAGTCCTTGCGCGCGGAGATCAGCGACCTGAAGAAAACGATCTGTTCAGTTGAGAGTTCTGAAGAAAGTAAACGCGTCGATGGAGCTGTTACTCTCAAATTCCGCGTTGTGGTTTTCGCTTTCGTCCTTTGGGCTCTCTTTGCTGCGGTTGTGGTCGGAGTCAGCTCAGGAGAGGAGGTTGCTTACTCTGGACCACTTCCAACTTGA